In Thermosphaera sp., a genomic segment contains:
- a CDS encoding heavy metal translocating P-type ATPase produces the protein MVSADSPGHELRRERFRLIGVDCAACIYSIRRSLERLDGVVGFEADVNSGDAVVVYNAQRLSTRDIVKAIRDVGYDVEKRQLRLSIDLEEAEIPAFEKHVSRINGVIECRYSPITKVAVILFNPYTLSEAELFDEVKAEYPGLREVSEEAAEILGDDKSAEHVRRLVSFVAGLTAVTYHGLMALGVETPFHHYDAYFLFTLATLVIMLNLDILWKGLKSLARWTPTMDSLVSLSSLTTYLYSTAVLVLLGGGGEVFFEASAGVLGFVAAGRYLEERLRRRASRALSHLVELSSRTARVVDGTGSVRVVDIGFVKPGDIIEVRAGERIPVDGVVVEGEGYVDESMFTGEPAPKAKDSELRDAVLAGSFLVSGYIRVRATRVGDDTNLAHIVKAVREAQFYKPSIQRIADRVVGFMTWAVILLSSITFAYWFIVEKLPVGESLLFAVSVLAVTCPCPLGIAIPMVVSLASIKATQIGVLIRRGDVLERVLQVNVAVLDKTGTLTVGKPEVLSFTPLNGYDQKTVLENACSAELRSEHPLGKAILDYCSTHQVRLREVSEYDQIPGLGIVARLDDVDVAVGSERLFERLYDNGLDEFSSLIDEVSSRGRTPVVVALNGVPAGVFEIGDKLRPESKEFIRFLKETGIRPVLATGDNEKTAKVVSSELGIETVHAELRPEDKAELVEMLQSSGNRVMFVGDGVNDAASIGRAFVGVAMGRGSDLSKEAGDIVIVNDNLSSLIKLFQLSRKSRRKSMENLAWAFAYNLVLVPIAMGALYKTFGLMLRPEAAAVAMMLSDISVVLNSLSLLKWKPS, from the coding sequence GTGGTAAGCGCGGATTCCCCTGGTCACGAGCTTAGGAGAGAGAGGTTTCGTTTAATCGGTGTCGATTGTGCTGCCTGCATCTACTCCATAAGAAGATCTCTGGAACGATTAGACGGTGTCGTCGGTTTCGAGGCGGATGTAAACAGCGGGGATGCAGTAGTAGTTTATAATGCTCAGAGGCTCTCTACAAGAGACATAGTCAAGGCCATCAGAGACGTGGGCTACGATGTTGAGAAGAGGCAATTGCGGCTGTCTATAGACTTGGAGGAAGCCGAAATACCGGCTTTCGAGAAACACGTTTCTAGAATTAATGGTGTTATAGAATGTCGTTACTCCCCTATCACTAAGGTAGCGGTAATTCTCTTCAACCCTTACACGCTGTCTGAGGCCGAGCTGTTCGATGAAGTTAAGGCGGAATACCCCGGTTTGAGAGAAGTATCCGAAGAAGCAGCGGAGATTTTGGGAGATGATAAATCCGCCGAGCACGTTAGGAGACTAGTATCTTTCGTTGCGGGCTTGACGGCAGTGACCTATCACGGCTTGATGGCCCTCGGTGTTGAGACGCCGTTTCATCATTACGATGCATATTTCCTGTTTACTCTAGCAACACTCGTTATTATGTTGAACCTTGACATTTTGTGGAAAGGATTGAAATCCCTTGCCCGGTGGACGCCAACCATGGACTCTCTGGTATCACTATCCTCGCTTACAACATACTTGTACAGTACTGCAGTGCTCGTGTTATTGGGAGGGGGCGGTGAAGTATTCTTCGAGGCATCAGCCGGCGTGCTTGGCTTCGTCGCAGCTGGAAGATATCTCGAAGAAAGATTGAGAAGAAGGGCTTCAAGGGCTCTTTCCCATCTCGTTGAATTATCCTCGAGAACTGCTAGGGTGGTTGATGGAACTGGGAGCGTAAGGGTTGTCGATATCGGTTTCGTGAAACCAGGCGATATAATAGAAGTGAGAGCGGGTGAGAGAATCCCTGTTGATGGAGTCGTCGTGGAGGGAGAAGGTTATGTTGACGAGTCAATGTTCACGGGGGAGCCCGCGCCCAAGGCCAAGGATAGTGAGCTACGGGATGCGGTCTTAGCCGGGTCTTTTCTAGTAAGCGGCTACATTCGGGTAAGAGCGACCAGGGTCGGCGACGATACGAACCTAGCGCATATAGTTAAGGCGGTGAGGGAAGCTCAGTTCTACAAGCCCAGTATCCAGAGGATAGCTGATAGAGTAGTCGGCTTTATGACGTGGGCCGTTATCCTGCTGAGCTCTATTACTTTCGCCTACTGGTTCATTGTGGAGAAACTTCCCGTTGGGGAATCCCTCCTATTCGCGGTCTCAGTGCTAGCAGTGACATGTCCATGTCCCCTAGGAATAGCCATACCCATGGTTGTATCATTGGCATCGATCAAAGCTACTCAGATTGGAGTATTGATTAGAAGGGGAGACGTGCTAGAGAGGGTGCTGCAGGTGAACGTTGCTGTTCTAGACAAGACCGGAACTCTTACGGTTGGCAAACCCGAAGTGCTTTCATTCACCCCTCTGAATGGATATGATCAGAAAACAGTGCTCGAGAATGCATGTTCAGCCGAGCTCAGGAGTGAGCACCCTCTGGGAAAGGCCATCTTGGATTACTGCTCTACTCATCAAGTCAGACTCCGCGAAGTATCGGAGTATGATCAAATACCGGGGCTAGGAATAGTCGCCAGGCTCGACGATGTCGATGTTGCAGTAGGTTCTGAGAGGCTTTTTGAAAGACTTTACGATAACGGGTTAGACGAGTTCTCCTCCTTAATAGACGAGGTATCATCGAGGGGGAGGACTCCTGTGGTTGTAGCGTTGAACGGCGTCCCCGCCGGAGTCTTCGAGATCGGAGACAAACTTAGACCCGAGAGCAAGGAGTTCATTAGATTCTTAAAGGAGACAGGAATACGTCCAGTTCTAGCGACAGGCGATAATGAGAAAACAGCTAAGGTTGTATCTTCAGAACTAGGCATAGAGACTGTTCACGCAGAGCTGAGGCCCGAAGACAAGGCCGAGCTCGTTGAGATGTTGCAGTCGAGTGGTAACAGGGTTATGTTTGTTGGAGACGGGGTAAACGATGCAGCTTCAATAGGTAGAGCATTCGTGGGAGTGGCGATGGGGAGAGGCTCAGACTTGTCGAAGGAGGCTGGAGACATTGTTATCGTTAACGACAACTTGTCCTCGTTAATAAAGCTGTTCCAGCTATCGAGGAAGTCTCGGAGAAAATCCATGGAGAATCTCGCGTGGGCGTTTGCATACAATTTAGTGCTCGTCCCCATCGCCATGGGAGCTCTATACAAGACCTTCGGGTTGATGCTTAGGCCCGAGGCGGCGGCTGTTGCGATGATGTTGAGCGATATATCAGTAGTCCTGAACTCCTTGTCTCTTCTAAAGTGGAAACCTAGCTAA
- a CDS encoding YHS domain-containing protein — MQEAVDPVCGMKVDPGKAKYKSVYKGKIYYFCSVRCLRAFEKDPEHYIVHGPTGMPE; from the coding sequence GTGCAGGAGGCTGTGGACCCTGTGTGCGGAATGAAGGTGGACCCTGGCAAAGCAAAGTATAAGAGCGTTTACAAGGGAAAAATCTACTACTTCTGTAGCGTGCGGTGCTTAAGGGCATTCGAGAAAGACCCGGAACACTATATAGTACATGGTCCGACGGGGATGCCGGAGTAG
- a CDS encoding zinc-dependent alcohol dehydrogenase family protein: MKAMVLYKPAPVETNPLKYVEVETPSPSTEEVLIRIHKCGVCRTDLHIVEGELPPVKLPLIPGHQVIGRVVETGDGVEGVSKGELVGVPWLYKTCGVCKYCKRGLENLCDNALFTGYSVDGGYAEYMVAHYKYVHRIPNGLSDSDAAPLMCAGAVGYRSLKMTGLLGKQGVLGLFGYGSAAHLMLQTARKLGLRVYVFTSSPWKIEHALRNGAEWAGRTGDEPPEKLDAAIVYAPASEVFVEALKKTDKGGRVVLGEIYMTPVERLEYRLLWGEREVKTVANVTRRDVSEFIEIALEHGIRPEVREYKLHEANEALKDLKHAQSLGQIVLDATST, from the coding sequence ATGAAGGCCATGGTCCTCTATAAGCCGGCCCCTGTTGAAACAAATCCTCTCAAGTACGTAGAGGTGGAAACGCCCTCCCCAAGTACGGAGGAAGTGTTGATTAGAATCCACAAGTGCGGAGTCTGCAGGACAGATCTCCACATAGTCGAGGGTGAGCTACCCCCGGTTAAATTACCGCTTATCCCGGGACACCAAGTTATTGGAAGAGTCGTGGAGACCGGGGACGGCGTTGAAGGAGTATCCAAAGGCGAGTTGGTCGGAGTGCCGTGGCTCTACAAGACATGCGGGGTTTGCAAATACTGTAAGAGGGGATTGGAGAACCTTTGCGACAACGCCTTGTTCACCGGCTACTCGGTTGACGGGGGATACGCCGAATACATGGTCGCGCACTACAAGTATGTCCACAGAATCCCCAATGGACTCAGCGACTCAGATGCCGCTCCGCTAATGTGCGCAGGAGCAGTTGGCTACAGGTCCCTTAAAATGACTGGGCTCCTAGGAAAGCAAGGTGTTCTCGGATTATTCGGCTACGGGAGCGCCGCCCACTTAATGCTTCAAACAGCAAGGAAACTCGGTCTTCGCGTTTACGTGTTTACGAGCAGCCCGTGGAAAATCGAACACGCCCTAAGGAATGGCGCAGAATGGGCGGGGAGGACGGGGGATGAACCGCCAGAAAAGCTCGACGCCGCGATAGTGTATGCTCCGGCTTCAGAAGTCTTCGTGGAGGCCTTGAAGAAGACGGATAAAGGTGGAAGAGTTGTGCTAGGCGAAATATACATGACGCCTGTTGAAAGGCTCGAATACAGACTCCTGTGGGGTGAGAGAGAGGTGAAAACTGTTGCCAACGTTACTAGGAGAGATGTTTCAGAGTTCATTGAAATCGCGCTGGAGCATGGGATTCGGCCAGAGGTAAGAGAGTACAAATTGCATGAGGCGAATGAGGCATTGAAGGATCTCAAGCATGCTCAAAGCCTGGGGCAGATAGTTTTAGATGCCACCTCTACCTAG
- the sfsA gene encoding DNA/RNA nuclease SfsA, with product MECKVKRRVNRFTVEVEVNGKTAGAHLTNTGRLSEYLVRGKRGLCALIDSPRLKYRLIAVEDQFAYAVVDTLTQQRVFEQLLAQGMIPWLSKCELFKRNFRVRGEVIDFLVKCPGISRLVELKSSVLRVQGIYASYPDCPTERGRRQINVLADVAAEYKPAVVFVAALPGVVGFKPYCSGDPFIFDVMKRAAEKGVLFKAFNIYMVDETGWIVLERPDLPVVLEC from the coding sequence TTGGAGTGCAAGGTCAAGAGGAGAGTTAACAGGTTCACAGTGGAAGTAGAAGTTAATGGGAAGACAGCAGGAGCTCACTTAACAAACACTGGGAGACTGAGCGAATACCTCGTTAGAGGGAAGAGAGGACTTTGCGCGTTGATTGATTCGCCGAGGCTTAAGTACAGGTTGATAGCCGTAGAAGACCAATTCGCGTATGCCGTCGTAGATACCTTAACGCAACAAAGAGTTTTCGAGCAACTTCTTGCACAGGGGATGATTCCCTGGCTTTCCAAGTGCGAGCTGTTTAAGAGGAATTTTAGAGTTAGAGGGGAAGTGATAGACTTCCTTGTAAAGTGTCCGGGTATTTCGCGGCTGGTTGAGTTGAAGAGCAGCGTTCTCCGAGTTCAAGGTATCTACGCATCATATCCCGACTGCCCCACCGAAAGGGGTAGAAGACAGATCAACGTTTTAGCCGATGTCGCTGCTGAGTATAAGCCGGCGGTTGTCTTCGTGGCTGCGTTGCCAGGCGTTGTTGGATTCAAACCATACTGTAGCGGAGACCCATTTATTTTTGACGTGATGAAAAGAGCTGCTGAGAAAGGAGTATTGTTTAAGGCCTTCAACATCTACATGGTTGATGAGACAGGGTGGATCGTTCTGGAAAGACCTGATCTCCCCGTAGTGTTGGAATGCTGA
- the dcd gene encoding dCTP deaminase: MILSDWDIRVYLEKKLLVIDPLFEDTVRENGVDMRFGGEFCRFKPNGGVLDSRLVNVGDFMECQKVGDEGFIINPHEHVLATTLEWVEMPVDLVGLVNLRSTFARLNLFIPPTVIDAGFKGNITIEIIGGNVPVRVYPLQRFLHVVFLRTSSPVYKPYGGKYQGQVNVTPPRPDVNNQK; this comes from the coding sequence ATGATTCTGAGCGACTGGGATATTAGGGTTTACCTGGAGAAGAAGCTCCTCGTCATAGACCCTTTGTTCGAGGACACGGTAAGGGAGAACGGGGTCGACATGCGGTTCGGGGGAGAGTTCTGCAGGTTTAAACCAAATGGAGGAGTGCTCGACTCTAGGCTGGTGAACGTGGGAGACTTCATGGAGTGCCAGAAGGTGGGTGATGAAGGATTTATTATAAATCCGCACGAGCACGTGCTAGCGACAACGCTTGAATGGGTTGAGATGCCGGTAGACCTTGTCGGGCTGGTGAACTTGAGGAGCACTTTTGCAAGGCTAAACCTATTCATACCTCCAACTGTCATCGACGCCGGGTTCAAGGGAAACATCACTATCGAGATTATTGGGGGGAACGTCCCGGTGAGAGTCTACCCGCTTCAAAGATTCCTGCATGTAGTCTTCCTGAGGACCAGTAGTCCAGTATACAAGCCATACGGGGGCAAGTACCAGGGTCAGGTAAACGTTACCCCGCCCAGACCGGATGTAAATAATCAAAAGTAG
- a CDS encoding sodium:solute symporter family protein: MYLWALIVVLAYLLFMLGVGFYAARYKVRTAQDLVIAGRRVGLLFVAASLSANNIGGGSTVGVAARAYGAWGLSAGWYIMTAGIAMIPVGYVFYYMRKTRAWTLPQVISGRFGPPSHLTTSILQMISLTTLTASQILASGTIFSALTGLPFETGVLLATIITILYTILGGLWADVLTDFVQWLMITLGMLIAVPFILANAGSWESVVARLPAGQLDFFKLGYNNILNLVFMYIVSFITGAEMASRALASKDEKIALKGSILSGIFMSIYAFIPAIIGLVALAELPGISASDAYAKVMLGYAPEPIAGLALAAVLAATMSSADSDMLGVASIFTVDVWKRYLRKNASDREILILTRLGVVFVGALAAAAALTRFDIVTINTFAFMLRSAGPFAPFALGLIMKYVTKEAGIASIITGSIAGVYWRLAGQPYGIGDSVIGALVGVITFLIVVAIGRAAGRPPAPPLQEVQE, from the coding sequence ATGTATTTATGGGCCTTGATAGTAGTCCTAGCGTATCTCTTATTCATGTTAGGAGTCGGGTTCTACGCTGCCAGGTATAAGGTGAGAACCGCTCAGGACCTTGTAATTGCAGGACGAAGAGTGGGGTTATTGTTCGTTGCAGCTTCACTCTCAGCCAACAATATCGGTGGCGGGAGCACTGTAGGAGTTGCTGCAAGAGCCTACGGTGCGTGGGGGCTGTCAGCGGGTTGGTACATAATGACCGCTGGAATAGCCATGATCCCCGTTGGCTACGTATTCTACTATATGAGGAAAACAAGGGCTTGGACTCTCCCGCAAGTCATCTCTGGAAGGTTCGGCCCTCCATCTCACTTAACTACTTCAATCCTACAGATGATATCTCTAACAACACTCACCGCATCGCAAATACTGGCCTCGGGCACGATATTCTCGGCTTTAACCGGCCTCCCGTTTGAAACAGGAGTATTGTTGGCAACCATCATCACAATACTGTACACGATTCTCGGCGGGCTTTGGGCTGATGTGTTAACGGATTTCGTCCAGTGGCTCATGATTACTCTTGGAATGCTGATAGCTGTCCCTTTCATACTCGCAAATGCTGGAAGCTGGGAGAGTGTCGTCGCGAGACTCCCCGCTGGACAGCTCGATTTCTTCAAGCTTGGATACAACAACATCTTAAACCTCGTCTTCATGTACATAGTGTCTTTCATCACCGGTGCTGAGATGGCTTCGAGAGCCCTCGCCTCGAAGGATGAAAAAATAGCATTAAAGGGATCAATACTATCAGGCATCTTCATGAGCATTTACGCGTTCATTCCAGCCATCATAGGGCTCGTTGCCCTCGCAGAACTCCCTGGCATCAGCGCTAGCGACGCATACGCTAAAGTAATGCTGGGCTACGCCCCCGAGCCTATCGCTGGACTAGCGCTAGCCGCTGTACTAGCCGCGACCATGTCGAGTGCAGACTCAGACATGCTCGGCGTCGCCTCAATCTTCACCGTTGACGTGTGGAAGAGGTACTTGAGGAAGAACGCAAGCGACAGGGAGATACTAATACTTACGCGCCTAGGCGTCGTCTTCGTGGGTGCATTAGCCGCTGCCGCTGCTTTGACACGATTCGACATCGTAACTATAAACACGTTTGCATTCATGCTCAGGTCGGCTGGACCGTTTGCCCCCTTCGCACTCGGATTGATCATGAAGTATGTCACTAAGGAAGCAGGTATAGCATCAATAATAACTGGAAGCATAGCCGGCGTCTACTGGAGACTAGCGGGTCAGCCATACGGCATCGGAGACTCCGTGATAGGAGCACTGGTCGGGGTAATCACCTTCCTAATAGTAGTGGCGATCGGGAGGGCCGCGGGAAGACCTCCGGCTCCCCCGCTGCAAGAGGTGCAAGAATAG